From the genome of Cryptococcus neoformans var. neoformans B-3501A chromosome 1, whole genome shotgun sequence, one region includes:
- a CDS encoding hypothetical protein (HMMPfam hit to Cpn60_TCP1, TCP-1/cpn60 chaperonin family, score: 531.4, E(): 7.7e-157), whose product MNVFADEATEERGENARLSSFVGAMALGDLVKSTLGPKGMNKILQSASNSTITVTNDGATILKSIHLDNPAAKILVNISKVQDDEVGDGTTSVCVLASELLREAEKLVTVQKIHPQTVAEGYRIASRAALQALEASAVDNKNDNAKFREDLFNIARTTLSSKVLAQDKDYFANLAVDAVLRLKGSTDLEHIQIIKKVGGKLTDSYLDEGFILDKTIATNSPKRIENAKILIANTSMDTDKIKIFGARVRVDGTGKLAELERAEKEKMKAKVQAIASHGITCFVNRQLIYNYPESLLAEAGIMSIEHADFEGVERLALVTGGDIASTFDAPEKVKIGRCDVIEEIMIGEDKLIKFSGVAAGEACTVVLRGATSQMVEEAERSLHDALSVLSQTVKETRVTLGGGCAEMLMSCQVEEAARTVKGKKALAVEGFARALRQMPTIIADNGGYDSSDLVTKLRAAHYEGQSDAGLDMDKGEIGSMRQLGITESFKLKKQVVVSASEAAEMILRVDNILRSAPRRREAH is encoded by the exons ATGAACGTATTCGCGGACGAG GCTACTGAAGAAAGGGGCGAAAACGCTCGTCTCTCATCCTTCGTTGGTGCCATGGCCTTGGGTGACTTGGTCAAATCAACTTTGGGACCTAAAGGCATGAACAAAATCTTAC AATCCGCTTCTAACAGTACCATCACCGTCACCAACGATGGTGCCACAATTCTCAAATCGATCCATCTTGACAATCCCGCCGCCAAAATCCTTGTCAACATTTCCAAAGttcaagatgatgaagtcGGCGACGGCACCACCTCTGTCTGTGTACTTGCTTCTGAACTCTTGCGTGAAGCGGAAAAGCTGGTCACTGTTCAAAAAATTCACCCTCAAACAGTTGCCGAAGGCTACCGAATTGCCAGTAGGGCGGCCCTCCAAGCGCTCGAGGCGTCTGCTGTAGACAACAAGAACGACAACGCCAAGTTCAGGGAGGATCTGTTCAACATTGCTAGAACAACTTTGAGTAGTAAGGTACTGGCACAGGACAAAGATTACTTTGCAAATCTCGCCGTGGATGCTGtgttgaggttgaaggGATCTACAGATTTGGAGCATATCCAAATTATCAAGAAAGTCGGAGGGAAGTTGACAGACTCTTATTTGGATGAGGGATTCATCCTAGACAAGACTATCGCTACCAATTCTCCTAAGCGAATAGAAAATGCCAAGATTTTGATCGCCAACACCT CTATGGACACTGATAAGATCAAAATTTTTGGTGCGAGAGTGCGAGTAGACGGTACTGGGAAGCTTGCCGAGCTCGAGCGTGCCGAAAAG gagaagatgaaagcCAAGGTCCAGGCCATTGCATCCCATGGTATCACCTGTTTCGTTAATCGACAGCTTATCTACAACTACCCTgaatctcttcttgctgagGCCGGTATCATGTCCATTGAGCACGCGGACTTTGAAGGTGTCGAGAGATTGGCCCTTGTCACTGGAGGTGACATTGCCTCCACTTTTGATGCCCCCGAAAAGGTCAAAATTGGTCGATGTGACGTTATCGAGGAGATTATGATTGGTGAGGACAAACTCATCAAATTCTCTGGTGTTGCCGCCGGTGAGGCCTGTACTGTCGTCCTTCGTGGCGCCACCTCGCAAATGGTCGAGGAAGCCGAGCGATCTTTGCATGATGCCCTTTCTGTCCTTTCTCAAACTGTCAAGGAGACTCGTGTCACCCTTGGTGGTGGTTGTGCTGAGATGCTCATGTCTTGCCaggttgaagaggctgCTCGGACTGTCAAGGGTAAGAAAGCCCTTGCAGTCGAAGGGTTCGCCAGGGCTCTCAGGCAGATGCCTACCATTATTGCCGACAACGGTGGTTATGACTCAAGTGATTTGGTGACCAAGTTAAGAGCCGCGCACTATGAGGGACAGTCTGATGCTGGCTTGGATATGGACAAGGGCGAAATTGGGTCTATGAGACAATTGGGAATCACAGAATCTTtcaagttgaagaagcaggtTGTAGTCAGTGCGAGCGAGGCAGCGGAGATGATTTTGCG TGTGGATAACATCCTGCGCAGTGCCCCAAGACGGCGAGAGGCTCACTAG
- a CDS encoding hypothetical protein (Match to ESTs gb|CF193589.1|CF193589, gb|CF189917.1|CF189917, gb|CF191724.1|CF191724; HMMPfam hit to vATP-synt_AC39, ATP synthase (C/AC39) subunit, score: 509.0, E(): 4.4e-150) — MEALGFNMSSGYLEGVVRGYKGALLTQSNYHNLTQCENLEDFRLQLSSTDYGSFLANEPLPLSTSTIADKATEKLVAEFHYLRTNAVEPLATFMDYITYAYMIDNVILLTLGTLHERDTHELLERCHPLGVFDTMPALCVATNVEELYHSVLVETPLAPYFQDCLSAQDLDDLNIEIIRNSLYKSYLEDFHKFCQTLPAPTSEIMSRILAFEADRRTLNITINSFGTELSKEQRARLFPSIGRLFPEGNNALARADDIDAVVAAVDHIAEYKAFFDKAGVTSGGGAGTDEASSSLEDEFFKHDVDLNKQSFLQQFQYAVFYSFVKLKEQEVRNLTWIAECIAQDAKDRVNDYIPVF; from the exons ATGGAGGCTCTCGGCTTCAAT ATGTCCTCTGGTTACCTCGAGGGTGTGGTCAGAGGGTACAAAGGAGCGTTGCTCACCCAATCCAACTACCACAACTTGACACAGTGCGAGAACCTTGAGG ACTTTCGACTCCAGCTCTCTTCTACCGACTATGGTAGCTTCCTGGCCAACGAGCCTCTCCCCTTATCAACCTCCACCATTGCGGACAAGGCTACTGAAAAACTCGTGGCTGAGTTCCACTACCTTCGGACTAATGCCGTTGAGCCCCTGGCGACTTTTATGGACTACATCACCTATGCGTATATGATTGATAACGTTATCTTGCTTACGCTCGGGACGTTGCATGAACGAGATACGCACGAGTTGTTAGAAAGATGCCATCCCCTGGGAGTTTTCGACACTATGCCGGCATTGTGCGTAGCCACCAATGTGGAAGAGCTGTATCACAGCGTGCTTGTAGAGACTCCATTGG CACCCTACTTCCAAGACTGTCTATCAGCGCAAGATCTTGATGACCTCAACATTGAGATTATCCGTAACTCCTTGTACAAATCCTATCTCGAGGATTTCCACAAATTCTGCCAGACCCTTCCGGCTCCCACTTCTGAGATCATGTCCCGTATCCTTGCTTTTGAAGCCGACCGACGTACACTCAACATTACCATCAACTCCTTTGGTACCGAGCTCTCCAAAGAGCAGCGAGCGAGGTTGTTCCCCTCTATCGGCCGCCTCTTCCCCGAAGGGAACAATGCGCTTGCCAGAGCGGATGATATCGATGCAGTAGTTGCTGCCGTCGACCATATTGCCGAGTACAAAGCCTTCTTTGACAAGGCGGGCGTCACTTCTGGCGGCGGCGCCGGTACGGATGAGGCGAGTTCGAGCTTGGAAGACGAGTTCTTCAAACATGATGTGGATTTGAACAAGCAGAGCTTCTTACAGCAATTCCAGTACGCCGTGTTTTATAGCTTTGTGAAGCTCAAGGAGCAGGAAGTGAGGAATTTGACATGGATTGCAGAGTGCATAGCGCAAGATGCGAAGGATCGTGTGAATGATTATATACCAGTATTCTAG
- a CDS encoding hypothetical protein (Match to ESTs gb|CF190046.1|CF190046, gb|CF186466.1|CF186466; HMMPfam hit to Iso_dh, Isocitrate/isopropylmalate dehydrogenase, score: 658.8, E(): 3.5e-195) translates to MADKTFKITVLPGDGIGPEVVAEAVRVLETIVNHSDLKLDLKSYDFGGAAIDNHGVPLPDETLKACKEADAVLMGSVGGPKWGVGPVRPEQGILKLRKELGLYANIRPANFASESLLKRSPLKEDTARGTDIIVLRELIGGIYFGERQETNDEGVAWDQCIYSKPEIERITRVAAQIALAAEPPLPITSVDKANVLATSRLWRKTVSELMAKEYPQLKLEHQLVDSAAMIMIANPRKLNGVLLTENMFGDILSDESSVIPGSLGLLPSASLAGAPDAKSTTMGLYEPIHGSAPDIAGQGIANPIGTILSAAMMLRYSLGKGREAALIEQAVQKVLDSAESGGFDYRTKDLGGQRSTKEVGDKVVEVLKGLLGA, encoded by the exons ATGGCCGACAAGAC CTTTAAGATCACTGTTCTCCCTGGTGACGGTATCG GCCCCGAGGTTGTTGCCGAAGCTGTCCGAGTTCTCGAGACTATTGTCAATCATTCTGATCTCAAGCTTGATCTCAAATCATACGACTTCGGTGGCGCCGCCATTGATAACCATGGAGTTCCCCTTCCTGACGAGACCCTCAAGGCTTGTAAGGAGGCCGATGCCGTTTTGATGG GTTCCGTCGGTGGTCCCAAATGGGGTGTTGGTCCTGTCCGTCCCGAGCAGGGTATCCTCAAGCTCCGAAAGGAGCTTGGCCTTTATGCCAACATCCGTCCCGCCAATTTTGCTTCCGAGAGCTTGCTCAAACGGTCTCCTTTGAAGGAAGACACTGCCAGGGGTACCGACATTATTGTTCTCCGTGAGCTGATCGGCGGTATCT ACTTTGGTGAGCGACAGGAGACCAATGATGAGGGTGTCGCCTGGGATCAATGTATTTACTCCAAGCCTGAAATTGAACGTATTACGAGAGTCGCTGCTCAGATCGCTCTGGCTGCCgaacctcctctccccatTACTTCAGTCGACAAGGCCAATGTTCTTGCTACTTCTCGACTCTGGCGAAAGACAGTCTCTGAGCTCATGGCCAAGGAGTATCCTCAGCTCAAACTTGAGCACCAGCTCGTCGATTCTGCCGCCATGATCATGATCGCCAACCCCAGGAAGCTTAACGGTGTCCTCTTAACTGAGAATATGTTTGGTGACAT TCTTTCTGACGAAAGCTCCGTCATCCCCGGCTCCCTTGGTCTCCTCCCTTCTGCGTCTCTCGCCGGTGCCCCCGACGCTAAGTCTACCACCATGGGTCTCTATGAGCC TATCCACGGTTCCGCTCCTGACATTGCCGGTCAAGGCATCGCCAATCCCATCGGTACCATCCTCTCCGCCGCCATGATGCTCCGGTACTCTCTCGGTAAGGGCAGAGAAGCCGCCCTCATCGAACAGGCTGTGCAGAAGGTTCTTGACAGTGCCGAATCCGGCGGTTTCGACTATCGAACGAAGGATTTGGGTGGCCAGAGGAGCACGAAGGAGGTGGGTGATAAAGTTGTCGAGGTGTTGAAGGGTCTTTTGGGTGCTTAA